TTCGCTCGGTTACTAGCTACAGGAATAGCTTCTTCTGGATTAATTGCTTTATTATTTACCGATGAAGCTTGGCTTCAACTCGCAACGACGATTCTTTCTTTAATCGTCTTTTTGATTAATGGAATTAGTCGAGATTATAATTATTAAGATCTTTATAAAAAAGCGAGTAAAGATGCAGTACGCTTATGGCAATTAAGAGAAGATAGTTTAGATTTATTGTATGATATCACGTACCATCTTTCAGATATTGAGGAAAATGAGAAACGATTCCAACAGTTTATTGAAGAGCAGAGAATCATTTATGAAGGATTACTTCCGGTATCCGCTCGTCTCTTACGAAAAGTTAATAAGATGTATTATCAAACGAATATCATTATGGAAGAATGGTCGAAAGCAGAGGAACGAATTATTCCTGAAGAATTAAGAAGTATCTTATTAAATGAAAATGAATTTTATCGAGAAAAAGAAATTAATAGAGAATAGTTCTTATCCATATATAAAAAAAGAAAAATAATGTTTTCATATAGAAAGTTAAAAAATGAAAAAATATAGTAGTTAAGAGATAATACAATTGATAATAGAAAAAGTATTAGATATGGAGTAACGATTTATGATTGATTTCATAAATAATTCATGTATATCTAAAAGTAAAATGGAAGCATTAAAATAATATTTTTACAAAATTTCTTTTCTTATAGAAAAATATGAAGATGTTTTTTATTTATTTATTGATATAATTTTACTAGAAAATTACTGGAATTTATAGAGTTAGGAGATAAGTAATGAGTAAAAAATCTATTTTAAATACCTTATTAATTTCAAGTGCTTTATTAGGTGCGACTGTTGCTGATGCGGCAACTTCTGATATTAAATCAGAAAGCAAAAAAGTAACAGTTAGCACAGAAAAAGCTAAATTATACAAAGATTCAAAATTAAAAGAATCAACTACCCCTAAAAATGGTACTGTGTATCAAGTAAATGGCTACCGCGATATTAATGGAAAACATGTATATCGTGTATATCAAACAGATAAAGAAGGTAAAAAAGTTTATCGTGGCTATATTGATCGTAAAGATACAAAAGATTTCAATGGTCAAAAAGCCAGCGGTCAATATGTAGCGAAAAAAGGATCAAGTTTCTGGTCAAACTTCTATTGGACAGAAAAGAAAGCTTCACTTTCAGAAGACAAAGTAGTATTTGCTAAATATGAATATACATTAGGAAATGGTAAAAAATATTATTCAATGTATACGAAAGATGCTGCTGGAAAAGATGTATGGCAAGGATACACAACAAAATCTAACTTATCAGCTATTAAGTCTACAGTAGAAAATAAATATATTACTCTAAATAAAAATACAAAATCATTTGCGAATTTATATTTCCAACAGACAAAAGGTAGTTTCGATGCAAGTAAAGGAGTAAACTTCAAAGTTACTCGTTACTACACAATTGGGGGTAAAAAATATTACTCTACAGAACAAAATAATGGGTGGACAGGTTATGTAGATGCTTCTGTTGTAGAAGATTTAACTTCGAAAAAACTAACAGGTGCAGATGCTAATGTCCAAGTCGCAAGAGAATGGAATACTTATAGTAATCATTTCTATACAAAGAAAGATCAATTAAAAGATTATAAAGGTAAAACATTAACTGCGAAATATATCTATACTTACGGAAATGGTAAGAAATATGCTTCATTATATGATGGAGATACATGGTTAGGTTATGCCAATGTAGAAGCTTTGAAATTTGTTGGAGATAATAAGCCAAGTAAACCAGATACTAAGCCAGAAACACCTAAACCAGACCAACCTGGTCAAGGGGGTTCAGGAAGTGGAGATCAAAAACCAGGTGATGACACAAGCAAACCAGGAAATCCAGATGGCGATGGTTCACAAAAACCAGATGGTGGAAAACCAAGTGAACCAAATAAACCAGAACAACCTAAGCCAGATCAACCTGGTCAAGGAGGTTCAGGAAGCGAAGACCAAAAACCAGGTGATGACACAAACAAACCAGGAAAACCAGATGGTGATGGCTCACAAAAACCAGGCGAACCAAGTAAGCCAGAAGAAAAACCTGAAGAAAAACCAGAAACGCCTCAACCAGGTACAACATTAGAATCTCAAATTAAAGAAGTAAAAGCAGAAGCAGAAAAAGTTTACTTGAGTAAAGACCAACAAGCTAAATTAGATAAAGCTTTGGAAGAAATTGGTAAAGTAACATCTAATGATACAGAGAAATTTGAAAAAGCAAAAGCTGCATTAGAACAAGCGAAAAAAGATTTGGCAACTTGTCCTACAAAAGAAGAAGTAAATAAAGTTGTTGAACAATATAACCAATTAAAAGAAAAATGTGCAAACTGGAAAGAAGGACAACATAAAGATGTATTTTCTCCAGAAACAGAAAAACCATTTGAAGCTGCATTAAAAGCAATTGAAAAAGTTGGTAAAGCAAATGCTTCTAATGGAACAATTACAAAAGAAGACTTAGCTAATGCTAACAAAGCACAAGAAGCTGCAAATAACTTAAAATTCAATGCGAGCTTAATTAATAAAAAAGTAAATGATAAAGCAACTGCATTAGTAGAAGCAGCGAAAAAACTAGAGGATGCAGGCTATGGATCAAATAGCTCTGATAAACAAACTGCAGTAAATACAAAAGTAGAAGCAGCGAAAAAAGAATTAGCTGAGAATAACCTATCTGCAATTAAAAACGGAAAATGGAACTCTGATTCATGGAATAAAATTAATACAGCAGAAAAAGCAGTAGTATCTGCAGGAAAAGATTTACAAGAAACTGTAAAACAACCATTAAAAGATGAAATTAAAAAAGCAGAAGCAGCACTTAAAGTGTCCGTAGAAGGAAGTAAACAACAGCTATCTGAAGCTATTAAGAAAGCAGAAGAAGATTTATTAAATAATCGTTATGATAAGTTTATTGAAGATAAAAAAGCTTTAGAAGAGGCAATTAAAAAAGCTCCAGAAAATGGAAAAGCAGATGTTGTTAAACTACAAGAAATGATTAATAACGTTGATAAAATTGCACAACTTCCAAAAGATGACTTTATTAAAGATGATGCTACAAATACAGTACTAGCTAATGAATATGCTACAGCTCAAAAAATGGTGGAAAATCCTGAAAGTTGTACAAAACAGCAAATTTCAGAGGAAATTAATAAATTAGCAGAGGCAGCGAAAAACTTAAAATTAAATGTAGAAAAATTAACTACAGCTGGAAATGAATTTAAAAATATGGTAGGTGTAAACGGAGAAGGTGGTACTTACTATATCGATAAAACACAAACTTCAACTATGAAATCTTCTTCATTAGCAACAACTTGTGAAGCAGGAATGAAAGCTACAACATTGAAAGATTATGCTGCATTTGATAAAGCAGATAAAGATTTAGCAAAAGCAATCAAAGATGTACAAGATAATTGTCCAAAAATGTCACAAGTAAACGAAGCAGTAGAATATGCACAACAGTTAGAAAAAGCAGGTTTTGATACAAAATCAGAATATAAACCATTATTTGATAAAGAAGATTGTGATCATATTGAAAATAACTTAGCGGCTGCTAAGAGAGTAAAAGCCACAAAAGAATCTAAAGGTTCAATTAGTAAATCTGATATTACAAGTGCTGTAAACTTAAAAGGTGAAATTTTAGATTTACGTGTTAACGTTATAGGATTAGAAAAAATCAATAATGAAGCAGCACAATATGCAAGTGATGCAATGAATCGTAAATCTGCAATTAAAGAGGCAGCAGATGCATTAAAAGATGCAGTTGATAAAGCCAATCAAGTTGTAGAATTAGAATCAAATCAAAAAGTAATTATTGCTAAAGGTGCTAAAGATTCAGAATATCAATGGAATACACAAGGTATTAAAAATATTGCTAATGCTGAAAAAGAAGTGAAAACAAAAGCGGAAGCATTAGCTAAATTATTGAAAGAGCAACAACAAGAAGAAGCTGCAAACAAAATTACGGATGATAAAGCGACTCTAAATGATCCAGTTGCTTTATGTGCTGCAATTATGGAATCTGATAAATCTGATGAATCTGCTAAACAATTAGCTAAATTATTAGATAAGGTAGCTTATCCTGTATGGAGTTATAGTACAGGCCATAAGGTAAATCAAATTACTAAAAAAGTGAATGGCAATATTTTAGTAGTTACACAAGAAAATGATCCAAATAACCAAGGATTAGTGATTAATGAATCTTGGACAAAATTTGACCATAGTGGTAAAGGTCATTACTATAATGCAATTAAACTACTACAAGATTATGCTCGTAATACAAAATCTGTAGAAACAACAACTGTACAAGATTTAATTAAAGAATTAGTAAACGACTTCCAAGGAATGCGTGTAGTTACTGAAGATTTAGAAGAATTAGTTGCTAAAGCAACCCAACGTGATATTAATAGTAATAATCTAGTAGAATTAGTGGAAAAAGCGAATGAATATATTGCAAATCCAAAATTAGATAACTGGAAAAATATTGTAGAAACTACAAAATCTTTACGTGAAGCAATCCAAAAAGCACAAGAAGAGCAAGAAAAAGCACAGGAAGAAACGCAAAAACCTGCAACAGAACAAAAAGGTGATGTGATTACAAAAGATCAAGCTACATTGAAGAGTGCTCCAGCATTAGCACGTACAATTTTAACTTCACCAAAAGCCAACAATGAAGCGAAAGAATTAGCGAAAATTGTAGATGCAGCTTATGAAGTAGATAAAAATAGTACAGGAGACTACACAAAA
This genomic window from Catellicoccus marimammalium M35/04/3 contains:
- a CDS encoding MCP domain-containing signal transducer, which codes for MSKKSILNTLLISSALLGATVADAATSDIKSESKKVTVSTEKAKLYKDSKLKESTTPKNGTVYQVNGYRDINGKHVYRVYQTDKEGKKVYRGYIDRKDTKDFNGQKASGQYVAKKGSSFWSNFYWTEKKASLSEDKVVFAKYEYTLGNGKKYYSMYTKDAAGKDVWQGYTTKSNLSAIKSTVENKYITLNKNTKSFANLYFQQTKGSFDASKGVNFKVTRYYTIGGKKYYSTEQNNGWTGYVDASVVEDLTSKKLTGADANVQVAREWNTYSNHFYTKKDQLKDYKGKTLTAKYIYTYGNGKKYASLYDGDTWLGYANVEALKFVGDNKPSKPDTKPETPKPDQPGQGGSGSGDQKPGDDTSKPGNPDGDGSQKPDGGKPSEPNKPEQPKPDQPGQGGSGSEDQKPGDDTNKPGKPDGDGSQKPGEPSKPEEKPEEKPETPQPGTTLESQIKEVKAEAEKVYLSKDQQAKLDKALEEIGKVTSNDTEKFEKAKAALEQAKKDLATCPTKEEVNKVVEQYNQLKEKCANWKEGQHKDVFSPETEKPFEAALKAIEKVGKANASNGTITKEDLANANKAQEAANNLKFNASLINKKVNDKATALVEAAKKLEDAGYGSNSSDKQTAVNTKVEAAKKELAENNLSAIKNGKWNSDSWNKINTAEKAVVSAGKDLQETVKQPLKDEIKKAEAALKVSVEGSKQQLSEAIKKAEEDLLNNRYDKFIEDKKALEEAIKKAPENGKADVVKLQEMINNVDKIAQLPKDDFIKDDATNTVLANEYATAQKMVENPESCTKQQISEEINKLAEAAKNLKLNVEKLTTAGNEFKNMVGVNGEGGTYYIDKTQTSTMKSSSLATTCEAGMKATTLKDYAAFDKADKDLAKAIKDVQDNCPKMSQVNEAVEYAQQLEKAGFDTKSEYKPLFDKEDCDHIENNLAAAKRVKATKESKGSISKSDITSAVNLKGEILDLRVNVIGLEKINNEAAQYASDAMNRKSAIKEAADALKDAVDKANQVVELESNQKVIIAKGAKDSEYQWNTQGIKNIANAEKEVKTKAEALAKLLKEQQQEEAANKITDDKATLNDPVALCAAIMESDKSDESAKQLAKLLDKVAYPVWSYSTGHKVNQITKKVNGNILVVTQENDPNNQGLVINESWTKFDHSGKGHYYNAIKLLQDYARNTKSVETTTVQDLIKELVNDFQGMRVVTEDLEELVAKATQRDINSNNLVELVEKANEYIANPKLDNWKNIVETTKSLREAIQKAQEEQEKAQEETQKPATEQKGDVITKDQATLKSAPALARTILTSPKANNEAKELAKIVDAAYEVDKNSTGDYTKSISKIDINKSWTEFGGSGHGSYYDALKDLQDYARNTASVKDVELQNDADELVDDMEGLRVLPDYLADAMQQAEKAEKVAKENNVVSSETDQLIQEAKVIVEGKNDARRGLDNWKHINELTAKLKDAAKKLTTFVKK